The following proteins come from a genomic window of Geminicoccaceae bacterium SCSIO 64248:
- a CDS encoding class I SAM-dependent methyltransferase translates to MAEAEWFAANRENWDERVAIHVASTMYDVDGLRAGDASLDPIVDGVLGDVTGLRIAHLQCHFGRDSLVLARRGAASVTGLDFSPPAIAQATELAHELGLPARFVLGNLYDTRALIPEPGGFDLVYATWGTIGWLPDIAGWAAIVAWLLKPGGCLAFAEGHPAALVFDSAVKRPDGLPGFYVPYFHEGPLVEDGGTDYADETATLTRTRTFEWMHPVSRVIGELMAAGLTLEHFGEHDAVPWRMFGCLTPAEDGLFRFADRPWLPLSYALRMRKAPG, encoded by the coding sequence ATGGCCGAGGCGGAGTGGTTCGCGGCGAACCGGGAGAACTGGGACGAGCGGGTCGCCATCCATGTCGCGAGCACGATGTACGACGTCGACGGCCTTCGTGCGGGCGATGCCTCGCTCGATCCGATCGTCGATGGCGTGCTCGGCGACGTCACGGGCCTCCGCATCGCCCATCTCCAGTGCCATTTCGGCCGGGACAGCCTCGTTCTCGCCCGGCGCGGCGCCGCCTCGGTCACGGGGCTGGACTTCTCGCCTCCGGCCATAGCCCAGGCGACGGAGCTCGCGCACGAACTCGGCCTGCCCGCGCGTTTCGTCCTTGGCAACCTGTACGATACGCGCGCGCTCATCCCCGAGCCCGGCGGCTTCGACCTCGTCTACGCCACCTGGGGCACGATCGGCTGGCTGCCCGACATCGCCGGCTGGGCAGCCATCGTCGCTTGGCTGCTCAAGCCGGGCGGATGTCTGGCCTTCGCCGAGGGACACCCCGCCGCCTTGGTGTTCGACAGCGCGGTCAAGCGACCGGACGGACTGCCCGGCTTCTATGTGCCCTATTTCCACGAAGGACCGCTAGTCGAAGACGGCGGGACCGACTACGCCGACGAGACGGCGACACTGACCCGGACCCGGACCTTCGAGTGGATGCATCCGGTCTCGCGCGTGATCGGGGAACTCATGGCGGCGGGCCTGACGCTGGAGCACTTCGGCGAGCACGACGCGGTGCCCTGGCGTATGTTCGGCTGCCTCACGCCGGCCGAGGACGGCCTGTTCCGTTTCGCCGACCGGCCGTGGCTGCCGCTGTCCTACGCGCTCCGCATGCGAAAGGCGCCTGGCTAG
- a CDS encoding MbcA/ParS/Xre antitoxin family protein: protein MAVTDTAQAPALGASDEEVGGALLRAFFRLSELWRLTQGEQSALLGGLSRHTLMRWRDTVRRGEGIALSRDQRDRLSCLMGVHKALHIIYPYSDLVYGWVRRPHDDFGGRTPLAVMVEGGGFTDLLAVRTYLDDVRGGAG, encoded by the coding sequence ATGGCGGTGACGGACACGGCGCAAGCCCCGGCGCTCGGGGCATCGGACGAAGAGGTGGGAGGCGCGCTCCTGCGCGCGTTCTTCCGTCTGTCGGAACTGTGGCGGCTCACCCAGGGCGAGCAGAGCGCGCTGCTCGGCGGCCTCAGCCGCCACACGCTGATGCGCTGGCGCGACACGGTCCGCCGGGGCGAGGGGATCGCCCTGTCGCGCGACCAGCGCGACCGCCTGTCCTGCCTGATGGGCGTCCACAAGGCGTTGCACATCATCTACCCGTATTCCGACCTCGTCTATGGCTGGGTGCGCCGGCCGCATGACGATTTCGGCGGCCGGACACCGCTTGCCGTCATGGTCGAAGGCGGCGGCTTCACCGACCTCCTGGCGGTACGGACCTATCTCGACGACGTGCGCGGCGGCGCCGGCTGA
- a CDS encoding RES family NAD+ phosphorylase, protein MARQLRPSLAWAGRTLVCRRLRWPSACRMIFGRLKTIDPFEDLVDDPRDRAILMQVEGETNERLRLQAGGTRLAASLDLDPKGGLINAPLAHARAIRGRFAGAGGHVGYFADGFDTALAEVVHHQGRRARANRDLAHPITMRVLSFLDFDAQILDLRGLREDLADIHDPDDYGPSVALANAARAALDPDGIAYDSVRRHDGQNLALFRRRYTAYRDAGFVQLDWDGERIRGTARLS, encoded by the coding sequence ATGGCGCGTCAGCTTCGCCCGAGCCTCGCATGGGCGGGGCGCACGCTCGTTTGCCGCCGCCTGCGCTGGCCGAGCGCCTGCCGGATGATCTTCGGCCGGCTGAAGACCATCGATCCGTTCGAGGACCTGGTCGACGACCCGCGCGATCGCGCGATCCTGATGCAGGTCGAGGGCGAGACCAACGAGCGGCTGCGCCTTCAGGCCGGAGGCACGCGCCTGGCCGCCTCGCTCGACCTCGATCCGAAGGGCGGGCTGATCAACGCGCCGCTCGCCCATGCCCGCGCGATACGCGGCCGCTTCGCCGGAGCGGGCGGCCATGTCGGCTATTTCGCCGACGGGTTCGACACCGCCTTGGCCGAGGTCGTGCATCACCAGGGCAGGCGGGCCCGGGCTAATCGCGACCTCGCCCATCCCATCACCATGCGCGTCCTGTCGTTTCTCGACTTCGACGCACAGATCCTCGACCTGCGCGGCCTGCGCGAGGATCTGGCCGACATCCACGATCCGGACGACTACGGACCCAGCGTGGCCCTGGCCAACGCGGCGCGCGCCGCGCTCGACCCGGATGGGATCGCCTATGACAGCGTGCGCCGCCACGACGGGCAGAACCTCGCCTTGTTCCGCCGGCGCTATACAGCCTATCGCGACGCCGGCTTCGTCCAGCTCGACTGGGACGGCGAGCGCATCCGCGGCACGGCGCGTCTGAGCTAG
- the metC gene encoding cystathionine beta-lyase, with product MDDRTKLVDAGRHPEQQKGTVNPGVYRASTILFPNVAEFERPRAYPDVGYGRYGTSTAFNLQEAVQALEGGGQCLTVSSGKAAIVQALLALVEPGDHILVTDSAYGPTRTFADGFLKRFGVETTYYDPTIGAGIAGLIRPNTRVVFMESPGSLTFEVQDVPAMCQAARERGVVTVMDNTWATPLFFKPLAHGVDVSILAATKYIGGHSDLLMGTITTVPALADQMRARVHDMGTPAAADDCWLALRGLRTLAVRLAQHQAGAIAMAEWLAARPEVARVMHPALPDDPGHALWSRDFTGASGLFGIRLKPFGKPALTAMLDGLELFGMGFSWGGYESLIIPSRLARLRTVTPWPEGGPTLRLHIGLEAIDDLKADLAAGFERLKAAA from the coding sequence ATGGACGACAGAACCAAGCTGGTCGACGCCGGCCGGCATCCCGAGCAGCAAAAGGGCACCGTCAATCCCGGCGTGTACCGCGCCTCGACCATCCTCTTTCCCAATGTCGCCGAGTTCGAGCGCCCGCGAGCCTATCCCGACGTCGGTTATGGCCGCTACGGCACGTCGACCGCGTTCAATCTCCAGGAAGCCGTGCAGGCGCTGGAGGGAGGCGGCCAATGCCTGACCGTGAGCTCCGGCAAAGCGGCGATCGTGCAGGCGCTCCTGGCGCTCGTCGAGCCGGGCGACCACATCCTCGTGACCGACAGCGCCTATGGCCCGACCCGGACCTTCGCGGACGGCTTTCTCAAGCGCTTCGGGGTCGAGACGACCTATTACGACCCGACCATCGGCGCCGGCATCGCCGGGCTGATCCGGCCGAACACCCGTGTCGTGTTCATGGAATCCCCGGGCTCGCTCACCTTCGAGGTCCAGGACGTCCCGGCCATGTGCCAGGCCGCGCGCGAGCGGGGTGTCGTCACCGTCATGGACAACACCTGGGCAACGCCGTTGTTCTTCAAGCCGCTCGCCCACGGCGTCGACGTGTCGATCCTGGCGGCGACCAAGTATATCGGCGGCCACTCCGACCTGTTGATGGGCACGATCACGACCGTGCCGGCCTTGGCCGACCAGATGCGCGCCCGCGTGCACGACATGGGCACGCCCGCCGCGGCCGACGACTGCTGGCTGGCGCTGCGCGGCCTGCGGACCCTGGCGGTCCGCCTGGCGCAGCACCAGGCGGGCGCCATCGCGATGGCCGAATGGCTCGCGGCCCGGCCCGAGGTCGCCCGGGTCATGCACCCTGCCCTGCCCGACGATCCCGGCCATGCGCTCTGGAGCCGCGACTTCACCGGCGCGTCGGGCCTGTTCGGCATCCGCCTCAAGCCGTTCGGGAAGCCGGCCCTGACCGCCATGCTCGACGGCCTCGAGCTGTTCGGCATGGGCTTTTCCTGGGGCGGCTATGAGAGCCTGATCATTCCCTCGCGGCTCGCCCGCTTGCGCACGGTGACGCCCTGGCCCGAGGGCGGCCCGACCCTGCGCCTGCATATCGGCCTGGAAGCCATCGACGACCTCAAGGCCGATCTCGCCGCCGGCTTCGAGCGCTTGAAGGCGGCCGCCTGA
- a CDS encoding amino acid ABC transporter substrate-binding protein, producing MRHTSLLVAGVSLLALGVSTPVMAGPTLDAIKQRGHIECGVSPGLAGFSNPDDTGTWTGIDVDVCRAAAAAIFGDAEKVTYTPLTSQERFTALQSGEVDVLSRNTTWTLSRDTALGLEFTGVTYYDGQGFMVPTSLNVASATELDGAAVCVQPGTTTELNLADYFRANGMAFTPVIFQNDDEIRVAFTQGRCDVFTTDQSGLYSNRLALPNPDEWEVLPEIISKEPLGPAVRQGDSQWADIMRWSLYAMIEAEELGVSSQNVEEMKNSDNPSIRRLLGVEDKMGENLGVPADWAVQILTQVGNYGESFDRNLGEGSPLKIERGVNALWTDGGLQYAMPVR from the coding sequence ATGCGTCACACTTCCCTCTTGGTCGCCGGGGTCAGCCTTCTGGCGCTCGGCGTTTCAACGCCGGTCATGGCCGGACCCACGCTGGATGCCATCAAGCAGCGCGGCCACATCGAGTGCGGCGTGAGCCCGGGCCTGGCCGGCTTCTCCAACCCCGACGACACCGGCACGTGGACCGGCATCGATGTCGATGTCTGCCGCGCGGCCGCCGCTGCGATCTTCGGCGACGCCGAGAAGGTCACCTACACGCCGCTGACCTCGCAGGAGCGCTTCACCGCGCTGCAGTCGGGCGAGGTCGACGTCCTTTCGCGCAACACGACCTGGACGCTCAGCCGCGACACGGCGCTGGGCCTCGAATTCACCGGCGTGACCTACTACGACGGCCAGGGCTTCATGGTGCCGACGTCGCTCAACGTCGCCAGCGCGACCGAGCTTGACGGCGCGGCCGTCTGCGTGCAGCCCGGCACGACGACCGAGCTCAACCTCGCGGACTACTTCCGCGCCAACGGCATGGCGTTCACGCCGGTCATCTTCCAGAACGACGACGAGATCCGGGTCGCCTTCACCCAGGGCCGCTGCGACGTGTTCACCACCGACCAGTCCGGCCTGTACTCGAACCGGCTCGCCTTGCCGAACCCGGACGAGTGGGAAGTGCTGCCCGAGATCATCTCGAAGGAGCCGCTGGGCCCGGCCGTGCGCCAGGGCGACAGCCAGTGGGCCGACATCATGCGCTGGTCGCTCTACGCCATGATCGAGGCGGAGGAACTGGGCGTGTCCAGCCAGAACGTCGAGGAGATGAAGAACTCGGACAACCCGTCGATCCGCCGCCTGCTCGGCGTCGAGGACAAGATGGGCGAGAATCTCGGCGTCCCGGCCGACTGGGCGGTGCAGATCCTCACCCAGGTCGGCAATTACGGCGAGTCGTTTGACCGCAACCTGGGCGAGGGCTCGCCCCTGAAGATCGAGCGCGGCGTCAACGCCCTGTGGACCGACGGCGGTCTGCAGTACGCCATGCCCGTACGCTGA
- a CDS encoding amino acid ABC transporter permease, giving the protein MAVQREATTGQMPTKPAPWNDPRIRSLFIQAVTIVVIVGFIAYIAHNTASNLARQGIAGGFDFLNYTAGFGISFSLIPYSEVSTYGNALLTGLLNTFLVAICGIVLATIVGFVVGLARLSSNFLVAKLAYAYVEMLRNIPLLLQLIFWYVVVLSALPTPRESLSFLDAFFLNNRGLTVPRPILEDGIGFLVVGVVIAIAAVVFMTRWAKRRRDATGQPFPTVLASLAVLVLVPIAAFLVSGAPLEFEIPTASRFRLDGGLNLVPEFVALLFGLSLYTGAFIAEIVRAGILSVGKGQVEAASALGLKPGQTSRLVVIPQALRVIVPPLTSQYLNLTKNSSLAVAIGYPDLVSVGGTVLNQTGQAIEVVTIWMIVYVSLSLLTSLFMNWYNRKIALVER; this is encoded by the coding sequence ATGGCGGTTCAACGTGAGGCGACCACGGGGCAGATGCCGACCAAGCCGGCGCCCTGGAACGATCCCCGCATCCGATCCCTGTTCATCCAGGCGGTCACGATCGTCGTCATTGTCGGCTTCATCGCCTATATCGCGCACAACACCGCAAGCAATCTTGCGCGTCAGGGCATCGCCGGCGGCTTCGATTTCCTGAACTACACGGCCGGCTTCGGCATCTCGTTCAGCCTGATCCCGTATTCCGAGGTCTCGACCTACGGCAACGCGCTGCTCACGGGCCTGCTGAACACGTTCCTGGTCGCCATCTGCGGCATCGTGCTGGCAACGATCGTCGGCTTCGTGGTCGGCCTGGCGCGGCTGTCGTCGAATTTCCTGGTCGCCAAGCTCGCCTATGCCTATGTCGAGATGCTGCGCAACATCCCCCTGCTGCTGCAGCTCATCTTCTGGTACGTCGTCGTGCTGAGCGCGCTGCCGACGCCGCGCGAGAGCCTGTCGTTCCTGGACGCGTTCTTCCTCAACAATCGCGGCCTGACCGTGCCCCGTCCGATCCTCGAGGACGGCATCGGCTTTCTTGTCGTGGGCGTCGTCATCGCCATCGCCGCCGTGGTGTTCATGACGCGCTGGGCCAAGCGGCGGCGCGACGCGACCGGGCAGCCGTTCCCGACCGTGCTCGCCTCGCTGGCGGTTTTGGTGCTCGTGCCGATCGCGGCCTTCCTCGTCTCCGGCGCGCCTTTGGAGTTCGAGATCCCGACCGCGTCGCGCTTCCGCCTGGACGGCGGCCTCAATCTCGTGCCTGAGTTCGTCGCGCTGCTGTTCGGCCTCAGCCTCTATACCGGGGCGTTCATCGCCGAGATCGTGCGCGCCGGCATCCTCTCGGTCGGCAAGGGGCAGGTCGAAGCGGCGTCGGCGCTCGGCCTCAAGCCGGGCCAGACGAGCCGCCTCGTGGTCATTCCCCAGGCGTTGCGCGTGATCGTGCCGCCGCTGACCAGCCAGTACCTGAACCTGACCAAGAACAGCTCGCTCGCGGTCGCGATCGGCTATCCCGACCTCGTCAGCGTCGGCGGCACGGTGCTGAACCAGACCGGCCAGGCCATCGAAGTCGTGACCATCTGGATGATCGTCTACGTCTCGCTCAGCCTTCTGACCTCGCTGTTCATGAACTGGTACAATCGCAAGATCGCCCTGGTGGAGCGCTGA
- a CDS encoding amino acid ABC transporter permease, which translates to MATQTENIPFNAGDSLPPPAATTGVVGWVRQNLFSSPFNALLTLAALYLLWLTVPPALNWLIFDATFTGDTPEACAATTGACWSYVNARAGQIFFGFYPPDERWRILVALIILVAAFVPFFVRTFEAKLSYAVGLLIVYPIIAYILFAGGAFGLEAVPTRDWGGLFLTLVIAGVGITASLPLGILLALGRRSEMPVVRILCVTFIELVRGVPLITVLFMASVMLPLFLPPGVNFDKLLRALVGFSLFSAAYMAEVVRGGLQAMPKGQYEAASALGLSYWQSMGLIILPQALRMVIPGIVNTFIGLFKDTTLVIIIGLFDFLNATQSGTNDANWIGRSMEAYAFAAMIYWVFCFAMSRYSIHLENKLNRGRQH; encoded by the coding sequence ATGGCTACCCAGACCGAGAACATTCCGTTCAACGCAGGGGACAGCCTGCCGCCGCCGGCCGCCACGACCGGGGTGGTCGGCTGGGTCCGGCAGAACCTGTTCTCCTCGCCGTTCAACGCCCTCCTAACGCTGGCCGCGCTCTATCTGCTCTGGCTGACGGTGCCGCCGGCGCTGAACTGGCTGATCTTCGACGCGACCTTCACCGGCGACACGCCCGAAGCCTGCGCCGCCACGACCGGCGCGTGCTGGTCGTATGTCAACGCCCGTGCCGGCCAGATCTTCTTCGGCTTCTACCCGCCCGACGAGCGCTGGCGCATCCTCGTCGCGCTGATCATCCTGGTCGCCGCGTTCGTTCCGTTCTTCGTCCGGACGTTCGAAGCCAAGCTCAGCTACGCCGTCGGCCTGCTGATCGTCTATCCCATCATCGCCTACATCCTGTTCGCCGGCGGCGCCTTCGGCCTGGAAGCGGTTCCGACCCGGGATTGGGGAGGCCTGTTCCTGACGCTCGTGATCGCCGGCGTCGGCATCACGGCCAGCCTGCCGCTCGGCATCCTGCTCGCGCTGGGACGCCGGTCGGAAATGCCGGTCGTGCGCATATTGTGCGTCACCTTCATCGAACTGGTCCGCGGCGTGCCGCTGATCACGGTCCTGTTCATGGCGTCGGTGATGCTGCCGCTGTTCCTTCCGCCCGGCGTGAACTTCGACAAGCTGCTGCGCGCGTTGGTCGGCTTCTCGCTGTTCAGCGCGGCCTACATGGCCGAGGTGGTGCGCGGCGGCCTGCAGGCCATGCCGAAGGGCCAGTACGAAGCGGCCTCGGCGCTCGGCCTCAGCTACTGGCAGTCGATGGGCCTGATCATCCTGCCGCAGGCCTTGCGCATGGTGATCCCGGGCATCGTCAACACCTTCATCGGCCTGTTCAAGGATACGACGCTGGTCATCATCATCGGCCTGTTCGACTTCCTGAACGCGACGCAAAGCGGCACCAACGACGCGAACTGGATCGGCCGCTCGATGGAAGCCTACGCCTTCGCCGCGATGATCTACTGGGTCTTCTGCTTCGCGATGTCGCGCTACAGCATCCACCTGGAAAACAAGCTCAACCGAGGACGGCAACACTGA
- a CDS encoding amino acid ABC transporter ATP-binding protein, with translation MSETLTEAPLDTPTRERAIELRDVHKWYGEFHVLKSINLEIRRGEKFVVCGPSGSGKSTMIRCINRLEEHQRGQIVVDGIELNNDVRNIDAIRQEVGMVFQHFNLFPHLTILENLTLAPIWVRKTAKAEAEEIAMGYLNRVGIPEQASKYPGQLSGGQQQRVAIARALCMRPKIMLFDEPTSALDPEMIKEVLDVMIELAGGGMTMMVVTHEMGFAQRVADQVVFMDRGEVVEMAPPDEFFNNPRSDRTKLFLSQILRH, from the coding sequence ATGTCCGAGACGCTGACCGAAGCCCCGCTCGACACGCCGACTCGCGAGCGCGCGATCGAGCTGCGCGACGTGCACAAGTGGTACGGCGAGTTTCATGTCCTCAAGTCGATCAACCTGGAAATACGCCGCGGCGAGAAGTTCGTGGTCTGCGGGCCGTCGGGCTCCGGCAAGTCGACCATGATCCGCTGCATCAACCGGCTGGAGGAGCACCAGCGCGGCCAGATCGTGGTCGACGGCATCGAGCTCAACAACGACGTGCGCAACATCGACGCCATCCGGCAGGAGGTCGGGATGGTGTTCCAGCACTTCAATCTCTTTCCGCACCTGACGATCCTGGAGAACCTGACGCTGGCGCCGATCTGGGTGCGCAAGACGGCCAAGGCCGAAGCCGAGGAGATCGCCATGGGCTATCTCAATCGCGTCGGCATTCCGGAGCAGGCCAGCAAATATCCCGGCCAGCTCTCCGGCGGTCAGCAGCAGCGGGTCGCGATCGCACGCGCTTTGTGCATGCGGCCCAAGATCATGCTGTTCGACGAGCCGACCTCGGCGCTCGATCCCGAGATGATCAAGGAAGTCCTCGACGTCATGATCGAGCTGGCCGGCGGCGGCATGACCATGATGGTCGTGACCCACGAGATGGGCTTCGCCCAGCGCGTCGCCGACCAGGTGGTGTTCATGGACCGGGGCGAGGTGGTCGAGATGGCGCCGCCCGACGAGTTCTTCAACAACCCGCGCTCGGACCGCACGAAGCTGTTCCTCAGCCAGATCCTTCGGCACTGA
- a CDS encoding cupin domain-containing protein produces MPSGIGGFPPKVEVFYFADDGVIPNNPTLPLLVYRGVLRDRTDRAEAFEVAFRRNGWTGSWRNGIFPFPHFHSTAHEVLGIAEGDVTVQLGGANGRTFTLHPGDAVVIPAGVGHQKHGCEGELVVIGAYPDGHDVDLCRAVRDEHDRAVANVARVTLPGTDPLFGRDGPLAEHWPGRPTS; encoded by the coding sequence ATGCCGAGCGGCATTGGCGGCTTCCCGCCGAAGGTGGAGGTCTTCTACTTCGCCGACGACGGGGTGATTCCGAACAATCCCACCCTGCCCCTGCTCGTCTATCGCGGCGTGCTGCGCGACAGGACCGACCGAGCCGAAGCCTTCGAAGTCGCGTTCCGGCGCAACGGCTGGACGGGGAGCTGGCGGAACGGGATTTTCCCGTTTCCGCACTTCCACAGCACGGCGCATGAAGTCCTGGGCATCGCCGAGGGCGACGTGACGGTGCAGCTGGGCGGCGCGAACGGGCGGACCTTCACCCTGCACCCGGGCGACGCCGTGGTCATCCCGGCCGGCGTCGGCCATCAGAAGCACGGTTGCGAGGGCGAGCTGGTCGTGATCGGCGCCTATCCCGACGGGCACGACGTCGACCTGTGCCGCGCCGTCCGGGACGAGCACGACCGCGCGGTCGCCAATGTCGCGCGCGTCACACTGCCCGGAACCGACCCGCTGTTCGGCCGGGATGGACCGCTGGCCGAGCATTGGCCGGGCCGGCCGACGTCCTGA
- a CDS encoding zinc-binding dehydrogenase — translation MRAVIIRSPGPDARLEIVEHPDPEAGPGEVLVRVGFAGCNFADTMLRRGTYPHPVSYPMIPGVELAGTIVALGEGVSGLAEGQRIAAFAEGGGGYAELRVLPAEDVIPLPDEVGLEQGAGFPVQGLTAYHMLHTIGRIERGQNVLVNAIGGGVGLWTTQLAVAAGAHVFGTTGSAGKDGKPLALGAKAVIRRDREDFVARLDELTEGQGIDLAIDSLGAETLDRSFAAMRKLGHVISIGEAEGLPYTNIRERLLPKSLTFTRFHLGHVERGTATAEAGIDHVLGGIADGAYRAPIERIFPLDEAQAMHDALESRTVAGKLLLRMPD, via the coding sequence ATGCGTGCCGTGATCATCCGTTCGCCGGGACCCGACGCGCGGCTCGAGATCGTCGAGCATCCGGATCCTGAAGCGGGCCCGGGCGAGGTCCTGGTCCGCGTCGGTTTCGCCGGCTGCAACTTCGCCGACACCATGCTCCGCCGCGGCACCTACCCGCATCCGGTAAGCTATCCGATGATTCCGGGCGTCGAGCTGGCCGGCACGATCGTCGCGCTGGGCGAGGGCGTGTCCGGTCTTGCCGAGGGCCAGCGGATCGCCGCCTTCGCCGAAGGCGGCGGCGGTTACGCTGAACTGCGCGTTTTGCCGGCCGAGGACGTCATCCCGCTGCCGGACGAAGTCGGTCTGGAGCAGGGCGCGGGCTTTCCCGTTCAGGGGCTCACCGCCTACCACATGCTGCACACGATCGGCCGGATCGAGCGCGGCCAGAACGTCCTGGTCAACGCCATCGGCGGCGGCGTGGGGTTGTGGACCACCCAGCTCGCGGTCGCGGCGGGCGCTCATGTGTTCGGGACGACCGGCTCGGCCGGCAAGGACGGCAAGCCGCTCGCGCTGGGCGCAAAGGCGGTCATCCGGCGCGACCGGGAAGATTTCGTCGCGCGCCTGGACGAGCTCACCGAGGGGCAAGGCATCGACCTCGCCATCGATTCGCTGGGCGCGGAGACGCTCGACCGCAGCTTCGCCGCGATGCGCAAGCTTGGCCACGTCATCAGCATCGGCGAGGCGGAGGGGCTGCCCTACACCAACATCCGCGAGCGGCTGCTGCCGAAATCCCTGACCTTCACCCGCTTCCACCTGGGCCATGTCGAGCGAGGCACGGCAACGGCGGAAGCCGGCATCGACCACGTCCTAGGCGGCATCGCCGACGGCGCCTACCGGGCGCCCATCGAGCGGATCTTTCCTTTGGATGAAGCCCAGGCCATGCATGACGCGCTGGAGTCGCGAACCGTCGCCGGGAAGCTCTTGCTGCGCATGCCCGACTGA